A single region of the Salvia miltiorrhiza cultivar Shanhuang (shh) chromosome 8, IMPLAD_Smil_shh, whole genome shotgun sequence genome encodes:
- the LOC130998280 gene encoding uncharacterized protein LOC130998280, which yields MGGWIEDEWSWGLLWNRDLRGRELDQLASLFDIIGNVQMIAGKTDTWKWKAAASGSFSVKTAYNSLSVAAGRCIRSTFGFEWQQIWKAPASFKAITTAWKVLKQRMATSDNLQKRHVAITSSEAICILCKLKEESIEHLFFECQKSVEIWNENLKWIGKQAVNQHTAKEHFSAFTNLGRKEDTSFLTCVWICTIWCLWKQRNGCKFNQDLWSKDKVVAEIKSRLWSWRMAFTSISSAMVFRQWCAAVNLSDRG from the coding sequence ATGGGAGGCTGGATTGAGGATGAGTGGAGCTGGGGGTTATTGTGGAACCGTGATCTTAGGGGGAGAGAACTTGACCAGCTGGCTTCTCTTTTTGATATTATCGGAAATGTTCAAAtgatcgcaggaaaaacagacACTTGGAAGTGGAAGGCAGCTGCATCCGGATCTTTCTCCGTTAAGACGGCTTACAATTCTTTGAGTGTGGCAGCAGGACGGTGCATCCGTAGCACTTTTGGATTTGAGTGGCAGCAGATTTGGAAAGCACCAGCTTCGTTTAAGGCTATAACAACGGCCTGGAAAGTTCTTAAACAAAGGATGGCGACAAGTGACAACCTTCAAAAAAGGCATGTCGCGATCACTAGTTCAGAGGCGATATGCATTCTGTGTAAGTTGAAAGAAGAGTCGATTGAACATCTTTTCTTCGAATGCCAAAAATCGGTGGAAATTTGGAACGAAAATTTGAAATGGATTGGGAAACAGGCAGTTAATCAGCATACGGCAAAAgaacatttttcagctttcacAAATCTTGGTAGGAAGGAGGACACCTCATTTCTTACCTGTGTCTGGATCTGCACTATTTGGTGCCTTTGGAAACAAAGAAACGGATGCAAGTTCAATCAAGATTTATGGAGCAAAGACAAGGTGGTAGCGGAAATCAAGTCTAGATTGTGGAGCTGGAGGATGGCTTTTACCTCCATTTCTTCGGCAATGGTTTTTAGGCAGTGGTGTGCAGCGGTCAATCTGTCCGACCGTGGCTGA
- the LOC130998279 gene encoding uncharacterized protein LOC130998279, whose translation MEKEDGGRKLWLGGGGGEWWAGEKPLRAVFPRLFHLCLNKEAVIEHYGRWEDGKWTCDIKWRRELFGRDLGELNTLLLAISPFSLNAGMADCSKDGVFSTKSAYSILTETWTESSMPANVKKASSKVLKVPAPHKPKNIPLAIEESYCTSCVASLETANHLFLLCPKAGKVWDEIKKWLGIFTTRPQGIIQHLFSFSNLGGGKKSCKFLKALWMCTIWLLWKGRNEGRFEGKFGARVIWYRCSLSCVAL comes from the exons ATGGAAAAGGAGGATGGTGGCCGAAAATTGTGGCTAGGGGGGGGAGGGGGCGAGTG GTGGGCTGGCGAGAAACCTCTTAGGGCTGTTTTCCCGAGACTTTTTCATTTGTGTCTTAATAAAGAAGCTGTGATCGAGCACTACGGGAGATGGGAAGACGGGAAGTGGACCTGTGATATTAAGTGGAGGAGGGAACTATTCGGGAGAGATCTTGGGGAGCTTAATACTCTGCTCTTGGCTATTTCTCCTTTCTCTCTGAATGCAGGAATGGCGGACTGCTCCAAGGACGGAGTTTTCTCTACGAAGTCGGCATATTCCATTCTGACGGAGACTTGGACCGAAAGCTCCATGCCGGCCAATGTTAAGAAAGCTTCCTCCAAGGTGTTGAAGGTCCCAGCGCCTCATAAGCCAAAG AATATCCCGCTTGCGATCGAGGAGAGCTACTGCACTTCGTGTGTAGCAAGTTTGGAGACAGCAAACCACCTGTTTCTTCTCTGCCCCAAAGCGGGGAAGGTCTGGGATGAGATTAAGAAATGGCTCGGGATTTTTACGACCCGTCCTCAAGGTATCATACAACACCTCTTTTCGTTTTCTAATTTGGGAGGAGGAAAGAAGAGCTGCAAATTCCTTAAAGCACTGTGGATGTGTACTATTTGGCTTCTTTGGAAAGGAAGGAATGAAGGTCGTTTCGAAGGCAAG TTTGGTGCTCGGGTGATTTGGTATCGCTGTAGCTTGTCCTGTGTGGCTCTTTGA